The proteins below are encoded in one region of Microbispora sp. NBC_01189:
- a CDS encoding flavin reductase family protein has translation MAELVAPLTIVTTVDENGRRWGFTASSVTSGSLEPPLLLVGVDRRSSCHAAITSCREFVVNVLGEQHRDLARTFATHGVDRFAGGELGYWPDSGLPCLLDAKAAFRCVSSGTLAVGDHDLLVGSMVATRLNVGGTPLLWYQRDFALPAREAGVVRKPV, from the coding sequence ATGGCGGAACTCGTGGCACCGCTCACAATCGTCACGACAGTGGACGAGAATGGGCGTCGCTGGGGTTTCACTGCCAGTTCCGTCACGTCTGGATCCCTTGAGCCGCCGCTGCTGCTGGTCGGCGTGGACCGCCGATCGAGCTGCCACGCGGCCATCACCTCCTGTCGCGAGTTCGTGGTGAACGTCCTCGGCGAGCAGCACCGCGACCTGGCGAGGACCTTCGCCACCCACGGCGTCGACCGCTTCGCGGGCGGCGAACTGGGCTACTGGCCCGACTCCGGCCTGCCCTGCCTGCTCGACGCGAAAGCGGCCTTCCGCTGCGTGTCGAGCGGCACCCTCGCGGTCGGGGACCACGACCTGCTGGTCGGGTCGATGGTGGCGACGCGACTGAACGTCGGCGGCACCCCGCTGCTGTGGTACCAGCGTGACTTCGCCCTGCCGGCCAGGGAGGCCGGCGTGGTCCGCAAGCCGGTGTGA
- a CDS encoding SRPBCC family protein, translated as MLSLTESATITGDIASVWETVSDPASWASWDPHVDVSRFEGDFVPGAEGWTKPRGAPGGPFTVVAVIPGKEYSTESPMPGGAMAITNTYEQIGAGQVRVTRRVQLTGWFTPVFKLFWAKGMARDMHHTFTALEQEAQRRAASV; from the coding sequence ATGCTGAGTCTTACGGAGTCAGCCACCATCACCGGCGACATCGCCTCAGTCTGGGAGACCGTGTCGGACCCGGCCTCGTGGGCGAGCTGGGACCCGCACGTCGACGTGTCGCGCTTCGAGGGCGACTTCGTGCCGGGCGCGGAGGGCTGGACCAAGCCGCGCGGCGCCCCCGGAGGCCCGTTCACGGTGGTCGCGGTCATTCCCGGCAAGGAGTACTCGACCGAATCGCCGATGCCCGGCGGAGCCATGGCCATCACCAACACCTACGAGCAGATCGGCGCCGGCCAGGTCAGGGTGACCCGCCGGGTCCAGTTGACCGGCTGGTTCACGCCGGTCTTCAAGCTGTTCTGGGCCAAGGGCATGGCACGCGACATGCACCACACCTTCACGGCGCTGGAGCAGGAGGCCCAGCGCCGAGCGGCGAGCGTCTGA